The following DNA comes from Cyanobacteria bacterium QS_8_64_29.
CTGCCGGTGGCCTTTGCCGTCAACGCCCTAGTGGGGCTGGCGCTGGAGCAAGGCATCGTGCGCCATCTCTACGGACGGCCGCTGGACACGCTGCTGGCCACCTGGGGCGTGAGCCTGATCCTGCGGCAGTTTGTGCGCAGCGCGAGCTGGGCGCTGGTGGCTGGAATGGTGCTGTTCGGCTTGCTGTTTGGCGGGGCAATCGCGGTGCTGCGCTACCGCCGGCAGTGGCCGGCACTGCGCGGGCGGGCCACGGCGGTGCTGTTGCCGCTTGCGTTGGGCATAGCCGCAGCCGCAGGCATGGCGCTGGCCCAAACAGGACCGGCCGCGATCGGCGAGCCTTGGTTTGGCAGCACCAACGTCAGCGTGACCGTTCCCAGCTGGCTGCGCGGCGGGCTGCCCGTAGGCGAGATGCAGTTTCCCTACACGCGCCTATTCATCCTGGCGCTCACCGCCGCCTGCGTCGCAGCAACGTACTGGTTCCTGCGGCGCTCGCGCTGGGGCCTGCGCATCCGCGCGGTGACCCAAAACCGCCGCATGAGCGCGTGCCTGGGCATCCCGACGCGAACGGTGGATGCGCTAACGTTCGCGCTGGGCTCGGGCCTGGCCGGCCTGGCAGGAGTGGCAGTAAGCCTGCTGGGGTCGGTGGGGCCCAACGTGGGCCAAAACTACATCATCGATACGTTCATGGTGGTGGTTGTGGGGGGCGTGGGCAGCCTGGTGGGCAGCATCGCCGCTGCCCTGGGCATCGGAACGCTGACCTACACCATCGGCTCGGGCGTCCTGCCACTGCTGCTAGAGGGCATCGAGCTGCTGCAGCCGCTGGCGGAAGGGCTGCGCTTTTTCGCCACCAACAGCATGGCCAAGGTGCTGGTGTTTGCGCTCATCGTGGTCTTTTTGCAGTTCCGGCCGCAAGGCATCTTCCCGCAGCGCAGCCGCGCCTAGCGCTATCCCAGGAGGGCGATCATGACGGCAGAACCGGCTACCGCCGTAGGAACGCGCCAGCGACGGCGGCGATGGTGGGCAGAGGCGCTTGCCGTCGCCGCGATCGCGCTGCTGCTGATCGCGCTTCTGCCGCCGCTGCTATCGGAGTTTACCCGCAACAACCTGGGCCGCTTCCTGGCACTGGCGATCGCGGCGCTGGGGCTGGATCTGATTTGGGGCTTTGCCGGGCTGCTGAGTCTGGGTCAGGGGATCTTTTTTGCCCTGGGCGGCTACGCGCTGGCCATGCACCTCAAGCTGGCGAGCGCCGACGGGCTGCCCGAGTTTTTCACCCTCTACGGGGTCAGCGAGCTGCCCTGGTTCTGGCAGCCGTTCCATTCGCTGCCGTTTGCCGCGATCGCGGTGTTCGCTGTCCCCGCCCTGTTGGCAGGCGGGCTGGGCTGGTTGGTGTTTCGCAACCGCATTCGCGGGGTCTATTTCACCATCCTGACCCAGGCAGCGCTGCTGGTGTTTTTCAACTTTTTCAACGGCCAGCAGGAGCTCATTAACGGCACCAACGGCCTCAAAACGGCTACCACTGAGCTGTTCGGCCGTAGCGTGGGCTCGTCCCCCATGCAGCTGGGCTTTTACGCACTGACCGTGCTGCTGCTGGCGGCGGCCTACGCGCTCTGCCGCTGGCTGACCAGCGGGCGCTTCGGTCGCTTGCTGGTGGCGCTGCGCGACGACGAGCGCCGCGTGCGCTTCTCGGGCTACAACCCCACTGGCTTCCAGGTCCTGGTTTTTGCCATCGCTGGCGGGTTGGCCGGTGTCGGCGGCGCGCTCTACACGGTGCAGTCGGGCATTATCAGCCCCTCGGCCATGGAGATCCCGTTCTCCATCGAGATGGCCATTTGGGTTGCCGTAGGCGGGCGGGCAACGCTAGTGGGCGCCATTGTGGGCGCCGTTGCGGTCAATCTGGCCAAAACGCTGCTGAGCGAGCAGCTACCGGCCGTGTGGATTTTCTTTCAGGGATCGCTGTTTCTGCTGGTGGTCACCGTGCTGCCGCAAGGCGTGGTGGGTTGGCTGCGCGTTGAGGGGCCCAACCGCCTGCGGCAGCTGTTGGG
Coding sequences within:
- the urtB gene encoding urea ABC transporter permease subunit UrtB — its product is MQVLIQSAFNGLSVGSVLLIAALGLAVIFGLMGVINLAHGEFIMLGAYTTHVVQNAFRAALGEASPLFELYLLAALPVAFAVNALVGLALEQGIVRHLYGRPLDTLLATWGVSLILRQFVRSASWALVAGMVLFGLLFGGAIAVLRYRRQWPALRGRATAVLLPLALGIAAAAGMALAQTGPAAIGEPWFGSTNVSVTVPSWLRGGLPVGEMQFPYTRLFILALTAACVAATYWFLRRSRWGLRIRAVTQNRRMSACLGIPTRTVDALTFALGSGLAGLAGVAVSLLGSVGPNVGQNYIIDTFMVVVVGGVGSLVGSIAAALGIGTLTYTIGSGVLPLLLEGIELLQPLAEGLRFFATNSMAKVLVFALIVVFLQFRPQGIFPQRSRA
- the urtC gene encoding urea ABC transporter permease subunit UrtC — protein: MTAEPATAVGTRQRRRRWWAEALAVAAIALLLIALLPPLLSEFTRNNLGRFLALAIAALGLDLIWGFAGLLSLGQGIFFALGGYALAMHLKLASADGLPEFFTLYGVSELPWFWQPFHSLPFAAIAVFAVPALLAGGLGWLVFRNRIRGVYFTILTQAALLVFFNFFNGQQELINGTNGLKTATTELFGRSVGSSPMQLGFYALTVLLLAAAYALCRWLTSGRFGRLLVALRDDERRVRFSGYNPTGFQVLVFAIAGGLAGVGGALYTVQSGIISPSAMEIPFSIEMAIWVAVGGRATLVGAIVGAVAVNLAKTLLSEQLPAVWIFFQGSLFLLVVTVLPQGVVGWLRVEGPNRLRQLLGRSRVETYPQLEQDPEVKRERQDLER